The DNA window CTCCACAACGTAAATGTGAACTAGCTTTGTCGTAGTAGCCGCCACTTTAAGGAAATCCTTTAGATGTGTATCCTCAAGAATGGGCATCAAAGGGCCGCCTATTAAAACCCCCTCGCAGTTATGACTGTACTTTGGATCACAATAATAGAACTCACATATCATCTTCCTATCATACTTCAACTTTAATACCATACTCGAGAGGTCTATGAGCTCGAATTGGTTTATGTTACAGAAATCGAAGAATGTCAAATACCCACCAACATACTTTTTTCATCTTTGGTAAAGAAGAATGAACCTCCATGATGGAAAGCAACTGAAAACTTTCCAGGTTCTTCCCCTgttaaggaaaacaaaaatcggacaaataaaaatcaaaccaaaacatccaaaaaaaattaaaaaaaaaaatcaatttccgGAGCCCTAAATCACAAACTGAGGATTAAAAATCAATGTACGGATAGAATTAAAAACATAACCTACTATATTCATCTTCGGGGACGAAAAAATCCAAGCGAAGATCTCAGATATCCCAggtttctgcactcgttttaagAGGTATTTTCACTTGATGGCTTACTTTGGCAGATCCATCTTCATTTAACCACTGCAACTTATAAGGTTTGGGATGTTTGGTGAGTGGCAGTCCTAACTTTTCAACCATGGTGCTGCTGGCCAAATTAGCGCAGCTGCCTCCGTCAATAATGATACTGCAGACCTTCGTCTTTACTTGGCCACGTGTGTGAAAGATATTTTCACGTTGCTCATCTCCATATTCTTTATTTTGAGTGCTTAGGGCCCTCCTGGCCACCATGGTTCTTCGGGTAAGGTAAGGACCGCTAGTTAGGTCGTTGCGGCGGGCGTGACCCGCCCTGATACCACCTGATGTGAGCTCCGGTGGTCTTGGAGATTCATGCTCCAAGGGTTGGTCCGTTGCTCGTTGGATTTCAGACTGGTCGAGGATGTGGAGACGGAACCTGACTGTAGGACGTCCAGGACGCTCCGCGGACTGGAATCAGCAACCTTAATGCCTCCGAGAGTTGACTGCTCGTCGGGCTGGAGTAGTGGAGATGGACAAGGAAGAGCCTGTTGAGACAGGCAATTGATCAAACAGTTGGCAGCTCCTTCCATGAGCCTTGTATATTTTTAGAGAAAATGAACGAATTTGTTGGTGGGAAAACGGGAGGTCGTGATTTATGGAAAATGAGATGGAATGAATGACTACGCCACAATCGATTATGAATGCTTCGATTGATAAGTCGATAACTATTCGAAAACGAACACTTTGCTACAAGAATTTGAATAGGAGAATCAAGAGGTAAACTCCAAGAAACGATATCATTAATACTCAAAACAAAACGTATCTTCCATCACTTTGATGCAGCCTATATATAGGCGCAAAAAATAACTACCAAGGAGAAAATCTAGTTACACGAGGCCTTGTACAAGTTCTCGAAATAGCAGGGCTTGTCGACGTGTAACGGGCCCCTCGGCCATTTGGAGCTCGCCCGACTCTGAAGTTGTATCTTCACTGCCACACCACATACTTTTTAAAACTTTCTAAATTGACTAGTGACACACCGATGATACACAGCCGCTACTGTCAAACTTTATAGCATAATAACCTGTAGGAGAGAAGAGATGGGAATGAGCTTAATACGCCCACTACAGTATTCATatactattaaaataaaatactgtaCTAATTTAGAATTGAGAAACAATATACCAACGTCTTCAGTTTATATACGTTGCATAACACTCACCCGTTACAAAGTTGATATTCCTAATAAATTATCTTATTTACGTACTTGTTTCAGCAACCAAATTTTCGCCTACCCATTCAGACTTCCGAGACTTGAAAATTTAACAGAACTTCACATGCATTGTCAAACTACATCAACATATCTCATGTATTCAACACTTGTAACCAAACTTACTacaaacatactccctccatccgtcATTGGGAGTCCCGTTGatttttctgcactcgttttattaaaatgatactctctccgtcccaactaagttgagtcgtattctttattggaatgtcccaactaagttgagttattttcttttttgacaaaaaataaaaattccactTACTCTTACTTATTCCATCACCTATTTTACTCTTTTtgtatttcctactttattcatctctcttacttttcagtacaatttcttaatctatgcGCCCAAAAATTTAactaacttagttgggacgggggagtaataaatagttaaagtggagaaatggtaaaataagaagaaaaaaaataaagtatctCTTTTTTATACTGCGACACTTGGTTGTCATACATTGAGATCTATGTAACAATTTAAGTACTGAAAGTCTGTAGCATTTTTAGAATCTCTTGAAAAGATAGGAAACCAAGTTTCTCTAATGGAAATTATCACTGGGTTATCATCTAGTATCTTTTAATTATGAGTTATAactaattattccatgattatttatttaggataaatttaattttatgaactaaatacaatacatatacatatttaattgtGTGATAGAATCTTGCTAACGAACATAAAAAGTGTAACTCATTTCTTAACGGAGTAATACAGGATGATTGAActtttaaataatgaaaaagagaggaaaaaaagagaaacatacaaaagaaaattaataagAAACGAAGCTACTCAATCTCAATAATCGAAAAttagaaggaaaaaaaactaTAAATTCTTTAGTGATTGATCAAAAACAGCGGCAAATGCATCCAACACTAGGCGAGTCCTAGACAATCCAATCTCCAAACCTCCTTCAAAATCCCTCGATTTACAAAGCGACATCGACGTGTCGCTGTCGATCGACGGCGACTCGAACTTCCTCGGCCTCCCCCACCCGTAATCCACTTCATACAGATCGAACCTCGGCGACCCCGCCACCCCAAACAGTCGCTTCCCTATCAATTCCCCGAATTCCCTCGGCCACTCCTCCGCCCCCTCCAATATCCCCCTCTCGTTGTACACCCTTCTCTCTATCGCCCCCGCAAtgctctccgccgccgccgccacacCTCCCTCCCCCCTCAGCTCCCCGCTCCTCGCCTCCGCCTTCACGAACGCCAGGCAGTTCCCGAAATACCCCGCGGGAAGCGGCGGCCGCAGCCTCCCCCTGCAGTCCGCCGCGAAGCAGAAGTACTCCGCCTCGTCGGCCGGCGGCggcgccgcctccgccgccgcgaGGCAGCTCCACACGAAGGCGCAGGAGGCGGCGAACGTCGTCGGCCGGAGATCCGGGCGACGGCCTTGCACGTGGCTTTTCAGGCGGCGGATGTCCTCGCTGGTGAGGATAAAAGTTGCACGGTGTTTATTTAGAGGGAAAGTGACCGGCGGCGACTCGACCGCGCGGGATTGGTTCATCAAATTCCAGTAGTGTGAATCGAGGCCGCCGGGATCGGCCACGGCGGATCTGTCGAATGATGGCAGCAGCGAGTTATTCTCGATTTCGGCGGAGTTTTTGTTGGCGGCGGCCCATGCTTTGATGAATTGGACGACGGAGCTGGCATCGCCGATGGCATGGTGGTTGGTGAAGCCTAGGCAAATGCCTTGATCGGGGAAAAGTGTGATTTGAAGAGATAGAACGGAGAAAACGGCGTCGTCGGAGGAATTCACCGGCGGCGGGAGGTGGGGGACGCAGGCGTAGAAGTCGTCGGCGTTGCGGGGGTGGTTGGCGGTGAGGTGGGAGAAGTCGTGGTCGGATTCGGCGACGGTGAGGGAGACAGAGTCGCCGGGGGAGAAGCGGGCGAAGGGGGTGGCGGGGGTGAGGGGGAGGATGATTTTGCCGGCGAGAGGGGGGAAGTGGATTAGGGTTTGGGTTAGGGAGTGTTTGATTTGGGGAAGAATGGATTGGAGGAAATGGGATTTGGAGCAAGGGAGGTTGAAGAAGAGGAGGCGGTGGACGGGGTGGAAGTAGAGCCAGGTGATGTCGAAGTGGAGGAGGGGGAGAGTTAGCTCCGGTGTGTGCGGCGGCGGCTGGATGGTGCAGCGCTCGAGCACGGTGGGGGAAGGTGGGAGGGTGGACATGGTGGTGGTGGGATGGCAGTGGGAGTTGAGGGGGTTATATAACTACTAATTTCGTTTAGTTAAGTGGAAATTTGCGGAGGATTTTAATTTGGCAATATTCGATTAATAAAGTAATACTATTTGCAAGTGAGTGGGTTGGTGGatattaaattatgatttaCTACTATATTCGTATCTTTGAAGTTCTCAAGGTAttaattctattttaatttggtgGGAAGCACTttaaaaatttatgtttataaCTAAGACTTAATTACTCCTATATCATATGAATACGAAATTTATGCATTGACCGGATCGCAGCTGGTGGAGGAATCTTGGTAGTGGATTTGGTATGGTGCATTGTTTAATCAATTGCAGTGACTTCATAATGCACCTAGCTAACCCCATTTGAATTTAATCATGAGCAACACTAGTTATATTATGGTGAAAGAATTCATAGGAAACTTCTTAGGGTCGTGCAAATCATATCTGAGAAATGATGCAGGATTGAGGATTCTTATCAAATTGAACTGGTTTCAAATAACTCCGAACACAGCCTACAAAGAAAAATATCAATCCGAACATGAATCTACTTCAAATATATATTCACAATATTGATATAAACTTCTTAGCGCTATGGCCTATATTCGACAATATAGACTAGTAGAGGTTTTTTTTTAATGCAGGTGATTTTCACATGGAATACAATTAGTTTAACCTAGAATAAACGTATTCTCagataaatttttatttttactcacCCATAACAGTTAACTGAAATAACTACCACTCCAATTTTAGGCATTTTCCTTAATTTACAATCATGGTAATTATATTTCCTACAATATAACTCAATCTTCATTGCACAAACAACCTACGACAAATCGAACAATCATCAATTTGGAAACTTTCTTGATTTGATGTCGAGCACGTCTCTTTCATGCTTGTTAGTATTAATCAGATTCGATATTGTCTTCAGCAAAATTTCCAGTGAGATTCCTATTTTTGAAttggtgttttgttttattagaggaaatgattttttttcttctatatgAATATTTCATCATGGATCTGTTTATGAATTGTTGTTATATCTTTTGAGATTAGTTATGGTCATCATGTGATCTGAATAACTCGATCATCAGATATtctctggatttaaacacatgaTCTTAGATCATAGAGCAAAATTTGAAGGTAAAACCATGTGTGACATGGTCGATGatgattgggcgaatttttgatggtagtaaatgcaggtaaaagaaaatatagatcacgacacaaggaattacgtggttcgatttactgaggtaaatctacatccacgggaagaaaggagggcaagattgtattgcttgatctggtttacagcttacaaatacagacttgctatatgatatttgatgtctagagagctctctcggtctatctgatctaagttctatttatacattgaactaagatcgtggcttgcatcaccactaactaggtcgtggcttgcatcaccactaactaggtagtggatgtcgtggaggtcatgagatcctgcatgggtccactatctctttgtttggtccgctatcctgcctGAGATcatgcatgagttgacaccactaaatagatcgtgtagtggaggtcgtggaggttctgcatgagtccactatctcccagttcggtcgaatactgagaccgaactgctgaactattgccgagcagcttttgccgatctgagagtagagcttgattggtcggcttttaccgagctgtaggctggagccgaactctttggtaatgccgaactgatactcttccttgggctttgggctgatgggccgtcactgcttttgggcttgtttagtacgtaccccatcactacccccccgaaaagcgaagtgaatcacttcggcgaagcgagtcacttcggcattgtggataaaggtacgggggaggctgacgtcaggggacgtgccttgcgcgtgactgcattaaatgcgacagtaaaatccggccgttgaatcctgaaaaggtgggattcgaaacggtgcgatgattttgaaatcttctccgaatctgataaatacgtcctttcttcatcatttgaacactttcgctattgcttcttctgcattctctctcttttgcgtaaaaatttccttccgctttcaagaatttcttcagaatttcttcagactttcaaagagtaagaactatgtcttcttcttcttcttctgagtcaggtagcggtaggaaagggggtaaggggtcttctagcgtgaaagaatccggggagaagaccgtagagtattttcacagcatcttgaggatactgtgatatccttacacgaaaaatatttttttcctggggggaaggttgcgattcccgacgaccttcatagggctgactcgccgccggagggttacgccaccgtttatgaagccggcttggaatgcgggcttcgtttccctcttccccctgcctttgtagagctgctagatttttttcaactccctttaggtcaggtgactccgaactcttggaggcacttatcggcctttgctgccgaactgcgtaggctagataaggatctgtctctgagggcaatccttaatttcttccagtttaagaggaagggatcttggttttacttgatccctttacagccctttagagccttttgtaaaaccaaatggccgaaatggcaaaatcgcttctttttttataataggacttcggcttcggacttttcctggagagggccgaagtccgttattcctcatcctcgggtagaaccgttggacgagctcgaggccgagctcaataagattcccatgattaggaagcagtactcggagtctgagctcgtcaagggcgacttcgtgttcgactcctcgtcttcggacgaagagactgagggtgaggatttcttttttatgcattactgccttgacgacgaaaactaaccttgttttcttgctttttggcagtgaacttgctaaacaagctcggtcgcaaatcctccgaatctaaggaaccggagaggccgaaaaccaccagctcggcgtctgatgccgagaagaatccgaagaggcaaaagacctcttcggatccaaagaagccggagtcgacttcggcaaataggaaggggaagacccagaagcccccaagagcgccggagaaagacgtggtcttggcgcctccttcggaacatatctgtgagccatttttatggcccacggacttcgccgaggtgaattctcttcttgattttctggccttgcttttttcctgtattttttgtggcccctcggttgactttttcctttttccattttcagaggaacgatatgctctccaagctcgtcgccgttgaactctccaaagcgtccaacgattatgctgagatgcagaggaagttgaatgctgctcgtcaccaggccgaacaggctcgggcggactttgagaaggcaagggccgctaggatctcggctcaggatgaagcacAGCGGGCAAAAAACGAGCtcatcatccagcgagagcagacgaaacggagggatgctgccgccgtggttgcccaaggggaggttctccgtgctttcgcggagaaactctttctgagccatcaattttcggcctttgtcggtgatctgctgaaactgatgaccgataatgccgagcaggggcccgaagtcgtcctgccgctgtacggccgagagatagcagctcgtctccagagtctgccgctccttgaggagcttgcttcgtcctcggtcctgctttctgctgaccgagttcgtagttgccgagctgaccgggacgagaatatggaggctatctttgcctccttagggccagtttcacccgctccaattttccacggagagggtgagaccgagcagcttgattagcagaccggagacaggcaggccgagcaagaggtgctgctgatcggtgatgggggcaccgagcaggctggggggagcaaggaggccgaggctgaagctgaggcagacaaggagaaggaagctgaacctcaccgaggagccggagacgaagctggcggagtatgatttcgtctcccttctcttagtttagtttcttccttgttgtaaaatggccttgaagccctccttgtgtaaaaaaaattttttcttatgaatgaaaaaattcttctttctacacttgtgtcttgtatagcttttcgtactctcttttactcctgttgtggtttactacctgctcagtaaactgaaatgccgaactgacatagctgctttgtattcttaactcttaaggagctggaggtacttcactggaagcggctgtactcttccgctttagacgaagctgagaaaaaagccatagctgaccagatgaagaatgacgaactcttggcttgtttagtgaagctggaggccaacaataaggacttagagtccgaaaagaaagatctggaggccgagctgaatactgccgtcgctgagaggactgcgtatgaggatttcatctgcaggcgcgggggaatgaccatctctgaagttcaggaacgagttgacgaactgtgggaggaatatcatgtactccggaggaacaatgcgctggagagctcggcttgccaacaagtcgtgaaatcattgcggcgctgggcttctcggtacgacatcattctttcccggcgtccctcaatcgagagattccttaggcatttcccgccaacagatgctcgcactccagctcaaacctctgattcacttgctcaaaatcctactccaaatcagcaacgaactcaggagcaaccggaaacgtcaagacgagaacggactcaggagcaaccggaaacgtcaagacgaggacggactgaagttcgtagaggagctgtgattatgagtgagcaagatcaacaaatgcttcgtgaagagactcttcgccgccgaggtgccagaacttcccggactcagggaagaggcggtaggtcgatcagagcatctcgtcgacctgcttattcttcagctgcccggaacgcccgaactcggcttcacgaggattttttgaataggtggctcaactttagcaaccgtggacagtagaatagtcctttgtaatagcgtaacaccttctcgtagggcagcggagttgtatgccgaacaagttttaataaatgaaatcttcatttcgcttctatcactgcgtatttacagcttagcgaaaaaatttcatcgtgctcgtcctcggtcttatgaagtaaacttctttgaccggactcgtcctcggtcttatgaagtaagcttttttgaccggactcgtctttggtcttatgaagtaaacttctttgaccggacttggtcctcggtcttatgaaataaacttctttgaccggactcgtctttggtcttatgaagtaaacttctttgaccggactcgtctttggtcttatgaagtaaatttctttgaccggactaagcttgtgtcctaatttggcgagttttatcgctcggatcggactttcccttgtcctaatttggggatcggactttcccttgtcctaattcggcgagttttatcgcgtggatcggactttcccttgtcctaattcggcgagttttatcgcgtggatcggactttccctttgttgcagttcgtttcagacgaactgcttgtttcttaagctgaattgtggtcttgtatcctccttagaagcttggactcacaatcgttggcttatatatgttctaaaaaggggatcagccttcgaagaacaagatacctcagtaacatttgtaagagacgacacgcacatagacagacaaaacgcacatagacaaacaaaacgcacatagacaaacaaaacgcacatagacaaacatgaaaaacaagtaaaaaacaaagaaagcacatacccctaggaccgaactagacacaagactgactgaccggactgtctcttacaaatggaacttcttgaggttggaaatgtaccatgttcggggtacttgttctcctgacatgtgagtcaatttataagaccctttgccgaggacttctgacacccgatatggaccttcccatgtgggttcgagtttgcccagcttttctgctcggcttacttcgttgtttctcaagacgagatctcccacttgaaattgcagctttttcaccctttggttataataccgggctacttgctccttgtacttggctgcttttatgcaggccaattctcttctttcttcggccagatctagttcggctctcagtccgtcatcattcatttctgaggagaaatttagagttcggggactgggtacgccgatctcaaccggaatcacggcgggcgggcggcttctcaggattgagacgtggccccaatcggtcttgcaccggagtcctttgaatcctttcaaaaggagttcggcgaggatgtccctgatcgccaaaaggagttcggcgaggatgtccctgatcgctatgatcgggcttcctcctgtctcctcgggatgagctgtctaaagaccgtttgcgacggtctgcctcatcggcacgggagaactggtccgcaatgtcccacatctcttgagctgtttgcggactgcattccacgagctttctgtagagagctccgggcaggattccattttggaatgccgaaatgacaagtagatcattgagatcatctacttgtaggcattccttatggaatctcgtcataaagtcgctgatcttttcgtcgcgaccttgacgtatagaaagcagctgagccgaagtgattcgggcttccgctttctgaaagaacctcctgtggaaagcatccattagatctcggtaagatctaatgctgccttgggggaggctatcgaaccaccttcttgcgttcccgataagcagctcgggaaacagcttacacatgtgaacctcattgagaccttggttcgccatattatactgatagcgtcccaagaaatcatgaggatccactaacccgtcataagtcatcgacggagttcggtagttctgtggcaagggagttcgggtgatatcgtccgagaacggagtcttcaatgctccgtacatggcgaacccgacatctcttcggtatggaggagatggagttctcctgtga is part of the Salvia splendens isolate huo1 chromosome 6, SspV2, whole genome shotgun sequence genome and encodes:
- the LOC121807095 gene encoding malonyl-coenzyme:anthocyanin 5-O-glucoside-6'''-O-malonyltransferase-like isoform X1, with protein sequence MSTLPPSPTVLERCTIQPPPHTPELTLPLLHFDITWLYFHPVHRLLFFNLPCSKSHFLQSILPQIKHSLTQTLIHFPPLAGKIILPLTPATPFARFSPGDSVSLTVAESDHDFSHLTANHPRNADDFYACVPHLPPPVNSSDDAVFSVLSLQITLFPDQGICLGFTNHHAIGDASSVVQFIKAWAAANKNSAEIENNSLLPSFDRSAVADPGGLDSHYWNLMNQSRAVESPPVTFPLNKHRATFILTSEDIRRLKSHVQGRRPDLRPTTFAASCAFVWSCLAAAEAAPPPADEAEYFCFAADCRGRLRPPLPAGYFGNCLAFVKAEARSGELRGEGGVAAAAESIAGAIERRVYNERGILEGAEEWPREFGELIGKRLFGVAGSPRFDLYEVDYGWGRPRKFESPSIDSDTSMSLCKSRDFEGGLEIGLSRTRLVLDAFAAVFDQSLKNL
- the LOC121807095 gene encoding malonyl-coenzyme:anthocyanin 5-O-glucoside-6'''-O-malonyltransferase-like isoform X2 is translated as MSTLPPSPTVLERCTIQPPPHTPELTLPLLHFDITWLYFHPVHRLLFFNLPCSKSHFLQSILPQIKHSLTQTLIHFPPLAGKIILPLTVAESDHDFSHLTANHPRNADDFYACVPHLPPPVNSSDDAVFSVLSLQITLFPDQGICLGFTNHHAIGDASSVVQFIKAWAAANKNSAEIENNSLLPSFDRSAVADPGGLDSHYWNLMNQSRAVESPPVTFPLNKHRATFILTSEDIRRLKSHVQGRRPDLRPTTFAASCAFVWSCLAAAEAAPPPADEAEYFCFAADCRGRLRPPLPAGYFGNCLAFVKAEARSGELRGEGGVAAAAESIAGAIERRVYNERGILEGAEEWPREFGELIGKRLFGVAGSPRFDLYEVDYGWGRPRKFESPSIDSDTSMSLCKSRDFEGGLEIGLSRTRLVLDAFAAVFDQSLKNL